One window from the genome of [Mycobacterium] stephanolepidis encodes:
- a CDS encoding SDR family NAD(P)-dependent oxidoreductase, with amino-acid sequence MNPMQRLSSLASQQFGKVNKALTTPTGQLTPHAIAKLVTPSRSLRSSVRNKIVMITGGSSGIGQAAALQIGEAGGTVLLVARSEDKLQETAAQVRGVGGTAHVFPCDLSDMDAIDRMVKDVLADHGRVDILINNAGRSIRRSLALSYDRPHDFERTMQLNYFAPLHLILGFMPGMRERKFGHVINISSIGVQTKVPRFGAYIASKAALDTVSDAFQAETSDEGLRFTTIHMPLVRTPMIAPTTLYQKFPALSPDEAGEVIAKAIIERPRRVASAFGRIASFADSLTPEIMDAVRNQGYKMFPDSDAAKGVTNLKPEEVDSGQQIFIDATPGVHW; translated from the coding sequence ATGAACCCCATGCAACGTCTCAGCTCTCTGGCGTCGCAGCAGTTCGGCAAGGTCAACAAGGCCCTGACAACGCCGACCGGACAGCTCACACCGCACGCCATCGCCAAGCTCGTCACACCGAGCCGAAGTCTGCGCTCGTCGGTCCGCAACAAGATCGTCATGATCACCGGCGGCTCGTCTGGCATCGGCCAGGCCGCAGCGCTACAGATCGGCGAGGCCGGCGGAACGGTGCTGCTGGTCGCCCGCTCCGAGGACAAATTGCAGGAGACTGCCGCGCAGGTTCGTGGCGTCGGCGGCACCGCCCACGTGTTCCCGTGCGATCTGTCCGATATGGACGCCATCGATCGGATGGTGAAAGACGTGCTTGCCGACCACGGCAGGGTGGACATTCTGATCAACAACGCCGGTCGATCGATCCGGCGCTCGCTGGCCCTGTCGTACGACCGGCCACACGATTTCGAGCGCACCATGCAATTGAATTACTTTGCGCCCCTACATCTCATCCTCGGCTTCATGCCGGGCATGCGTGAGCGCAAGTTCGGCCACGTCATCAACATCTCGTCCATCGGGGTGCAGACAAAGGTGCCACGATTCGGCGCGTACATCGCATCCAAAGCCGCGTTGGACACGGTCTCCGATGCGTTCCAGGCCGAGACGTCGGACGAGGGACTGCGTTTCACCACCATTCACATGCCATTGGTGCGGACCCCGATGATCGCGCCGACGACGCTGTACCAGAAGTTTCCTGCCCTGTCCCCTGACGAAGCAGGTGAGGTGATCGCGAAGGCGATCATCGAACGGCCGCGACGGGTCGCTTCGGCATTCGGTCGCATCGCCTCCTTCGCAGATTCACTCACACCCGAAATCATGGATGCGGTGCGCAATCAGGGGTACAAGATGTTCCCGGATTCCGATGCCGCCAAGGGGGTCACGAACCTCAAGCCCGAAGAAGTGGACAGCGGGCAACAGATCTTCATCGACGCCACACCAGGGGTGCACTGGTGA
- the otsB gene encoding trehalose-phosphatase: protein MSAQDLPVELRRALSEVARTPRLLVASDYDGTIAPLVNNPDDARPHPESTTALRALAGLPSTTSALISGRALRDLATLSRLPSEVHLVGSHGSEFDAGFVHAIDGDAKALLKTIANKLSAIAAEYAGVAIELKPASVALHVRNASDEDGDAALSQALTVANGWGAQVTEGKKVLEFAVIPTDKGQALDILRHQEGATAAVFFGDDVTDEKAFKRLHGPDVGVKVGDGETLAGYRIPDTESVGTALAFLLEERRTWLLGGHATPIERLTMLANSRTLALVTPTGDITWMCHPEPDSAAVFAHLLGGDEAGHFTIGPARSALPLGQKYIDSTMTVETRWASLQVTDYLAHDEIPGRTDLIRVVTGEADAVVTFAPRPEFGQTPVQLVADEGGLRVLGTNDPIVLRAPGVTWSISADEQTATATISRSNRPIALELRCGTEDLGPNPVPEPELRRRAESYWRDWAQTLTLPERKPGLMKRSALTLRGLVHAESGAILAAATTSLPEDIGGIRNWDYRYCWLRDASMTASALVALGSLGEAEGLLGWLHRVLEHLPGPDRLHPLYTLSGTVLPPEAVIDSLPGYAGSRPVRVGNAANSQVQLDVFGPVVELIHDLTHARKRLGHAEPLTDADWNLVSDMVLAVERRWYEPDHGIWEIRGNPRHHVYSKVMCWVTVDRAVKLAEEFQRETPAGWAGLRDEIAAEVIEKGWNGSVKSFTAAYDGTDLDAATLYIGLSGLIEPTDPRFTATVIATEAELRSGATVYRYHRDDGLPGGEGGFHLCAAWLVEAYLLIGARSQAELLFDQLVKATGPTGLLSEEYDPVAERSLGNHPQAYSHIGLLRCAALLS from the coding sequence GTGAGTGCCCAAGATCTGCCTGTCGAATTGCGCCGGGCTCTTTCCGAAGTCGCCCGTACTCCTCGGCTGTTGGTGGCCTCCGATTACGACGGAACCATCGCCCCGCTGGTCAACAACCCCGATGACGCACGCCCACACCCCGAGTCGACCACGGCGTTGCGGGCTTTGGCGGGACTGCCGTCGACAACCTCGGCGCTGATCTCCGGGCGCGCGCTGCGTGATCTGGCGACCCTGTCGCGGCTGCCCTCCGAGGTACATCTGGTCGGTAGCCACGGATCTGAGTTCGATGCCGGATTCGTACACGCCATCGATGGAGACGCCAAGGCGCTGTTGAAGACCATCGCCAACAAACTCTCGGCCATCGCCGCCGAATACGCCGGAGTAGCCATCGAGCTGAAACCGGCGAGCGTCGCACTGCACGTGCGCAACGCCTCGGACGAGGACGGCGATGCCGCGCTGTCCCAAGCACTTACCGTGGCCAACGGGTGGGGCGCGCAGGTCACCGAGGGCAAGAAGGTTCTCGAATTCGCGGTCATACCCACTGACAAGGGACAGGCGCTCGACATCTTGCGCCATCAGGAAGGCGCGACCGCGGCGGTCTTCTTCGGCGACGATGTCACCGATGAGAAGGCCTTCAAGCGGCTACATGGCCCTGACGTGGGCGTCAAGGTGGGCGATGGAGAGACCCTCGCCGGATATCGCATCCCGGACACCGAATCAGTCGGCACCGCACTGGCTTTCCTGCTTGAAGAACGTCGCACCTGGCTGCTCGGCGGCCACGCCACCCCCATCGAGCGTCTCACCATGCTCGCCAACTCGCGCACCCTCGCGCTGGTGACCCCTACCGGTGACATCACCTGGATGTGTCATCCGGAACCCGACTCGGCAGCGGTCTTCGCTCACCTTCTCGGCGGGGACGAGGCCGGACACTTCACCATCGGCCCCGCACGGTCCGCGCTGCCACTCGGCCAGAAGTACATCGACAGCACCATGACTGTTGAAACACGTTGGGCCAGTCTGCAGGTCACCGACTACCTGGCTCACGATGAAATCCCCGGACGTACCGATCTGATTAGGGTTGTCACCGGCGAGGCCGATGCGGTGGTCACTTTCGCCCCACGCCCCGAGTTCGGCCAGACACCCGTACAGCTGGTGGCCGACGAGGGCGGCCTGCGGGTGCTGGGCACCAACGATCCGATTGTGCTGCGGGCCCCCGGCGTCACCTGGAGCATCTCCGCCGACGAACAGACCGCGACCGCGACGATCAGCCGTTCCAACCGGCCAATTGCCCTCGAATTGCGCTGCGGTACAGAGGATTTAGGGCCAAATCCCGTCCCCGAACCCGAGCTGCGGCGCCGCGCCGAGTCGTATTGGCGCGACTGGGCTCAGACCCTGACGCTCCCCGAGCGCAAGCCCGGACTGATGAAGCGCTCGGCGCTGACGCTGCGCGGCCTGGTGCATGCCGAATCCGGCGCCATCCTCGCCGCCGCCACCACGTCGTTGCCGGAAGACATTGGCGGTATTCGCAACTGGGACTATCGGTACTGCTGGCTGCGCGACGCCTCGATGACCGCATCGGCACTGGTGGCGTTGGGATCGCTGGGCGAGGCCGAGGGCCTGCTGGGCTGGCTGCACCGAGTACTGGAGCACCTACCCGGTCCGGATCGCCTGCACCCGCTGTACACCTTGTCCGGAACGGTGCTGCCGCCCGAAGCGGTGATCGACTCGCTGCCCGGATACGCGGGCTCGCGCCCGGTCCGCGTCGGCAACGCCGCCAACTCACAAGTACAGCTGGATGTCTTCGGACCCGTGGTGGAACTGATCCACGATCTGACTCACGCCCGTAAGCGTCTCGGACACGCCGAACCGCTGACCGATGCCGACTGGAACTTGGTATCGGACATGGTTCTTGCCGTCGAACGCCGGTGGTACGAACCCGACCACGGAATCTGGGAGATCCGCGGCAATCCGCGCCACCACGTCTACTCCAAGGTGATGTGCTGGGTGACCGTGGACCGCGCGGTGAAACTCGCCGAAGAGTTCCAGCGCGAGACTCCCGCGGGCTGGGCCGGACTACGTGACGAGATCGCCGCCGAGGTCATCGAGAAGGGCTGGAACGGCTCGGTCAAGTCCTTCACGGCCGCCTACGACGGCACAGATCTGGATGCCGCCACCCTGTACATCGGACTGTCCGGGCTGATCGAGCCCACCGATCCCCGGTTCACCGCGACAGTGATCGCCACCGAGGCCGAATTGCGCAGTGGTGCAACGGTTTACCGATACCACCGCGATGACGGGCTGCCCGGCGGAGAGGGCGGCTTCCACCTGTGTGCCGCCTGGCTCGTCGAGGCCTATCTGCTCATCGGTGCGCGATCGCAGGCCGAGCTGCTGTTCGACCAGCTGGTCAAGGCCACCGGCCCCACCGGCCTGTTGTCCGAGGAGTACGACCCGGTGGCGGAACGTTCGCTGGGCAATCACCCGCAGGCGTACAGCCACATCGGTCTGCTGCGCTGCGCCGCCTTGCTGTCCTAA
- a CDS encoding metal ABC transporter solute-binding protein, Zn/Mn family translates to MHARVTGLALAVTTVGTLALSGCGQAAQRSGEPTVVASTDAWASVAQAVAGDHAKVSALVSGANTDPHSFEVTPAAAAQVQDATLVVYNGDGYDPFIDKLLKDGQPRVNAYQLLPADSADKNEHVFYSLSTAKKVADQVADELAKADPDDADTYRANAKTFGQQLDSISDLQHGIAEKDHGKGILATEPVASHLVSHCELVDRTPHDFAEAAEQGQDPSPADVATALDLINTKQVAALLFNSQTAGPVTNQLKQAAESHGVPVVTVTETLPDGTDYITWQRRTTEQLATALRY, encoded by the coding sequence GTGCACGCTCGCGTGACTGGGTTGGCTTTAGCGGTTACGACCGTCGGAACGCTCGCGCTCTCCGGCTGCGGCCAAGCCGCCCAACGGTCCGGTGAACCCACCGTGGTGGCCTCCACGGATGCCTGGGCCTCGGTGGCCCAGGCCGTCGCCGGCGACCACGCCAAGGTGAGCGCATTGGTCAGCGGCGCCAACACCGACCCGCATTCCTTCGAGGTAACCCCCGCGGCTGCGGCGCAGGTCCAGGACGCCACTCTGGTGGTGTACAACGGCGACGGCTACGACCCGTTCATCGACAAACTGCTCAAAGACGGCCAGCCTCGGGTCAACGCCTACCAGCTTCTGCCCGCGGACTCCGCCGACAAGAATGAGCATGTGTTCTACAGCCTGAGCACCGCCAAAAAGGTGGCCGATCAGGTTGCAGACGAACTCGCCAAGGCAGACCCGGACGATGCCGATACCTACCGAGCGAATGCCAAAACATTTGGGCAGCAGCTTGACTCCATCTCAGATCTGCAGCACGGCATCGCCGAGAAGGACCACGGCAAGGGAATCCTCGCGACCGAACCGGTGGCCAGCCACCTGGTCTCTCATTGCGAACTGGTCGACCGCACGCCCCACGACTTCGCCGAAGCCGCCGAGCAGGGCCAAGACCCCTCCCCCGCCGATGTCGCCACCGCGTTGGACCTGATTAACACCAAACAGGTTGCGGCGCTGCTCTTCAACTCCCAAACGGCCGGACCGGTCACCAACCAGCTCAAGCAAGCCGCCGAATCTCACGGCGTCCCGGTGGTGACGGTGACCGAAACCCTGCCGGACGGCACCGACTACATCACCTGGCAGCGACGCACCACCGAGCAGCTCGCGACCGCCCTGAGATACTGA
- the kstR gene encoding cholesterol catabolism transcriptional regulator KstR, translating into MATPRTSNASEAVQSDNGDTDAANQPAAVSALSDDDLGSTAQRERRKRILDATLAIASKGGYEAVQMRTVAERADVAVGTLYRYFPSKVHLLVSALEREFEQIDARSDRNTVSGGTAYERLHTAITRLNRNMQRNPLLTEAMTRALVFADASAAGEVDHVGRLMDGIFARAMAGDDDPSDAQFHIARVISDVWTSNMIAWLTRRASATDVSHRLDRTVRLLLGIT; encoded by the coding sequence ATGGCAACGCCTCGGACATCTAACGCATCGGAAGCCGTGCAGTCGGATAACGGTGATACCGACGCCGCGAATCAGCCTGCCGCCGTCTCAGCACTGTCCGATGACGATCTCGGTTCGACCGCGCAGCGCGAACGCCGCAAGCGCATCCTGGACGCCACCTTGGCCATCGCGTCCAAGGGCGGCTACGAGGCGGTGCAGATGCGCACCGTCGCCGAACGGGCAGACGTCGCCGTGGGCACGCTGTATCGGTACTTCCCCTCCAAGGTGCATCTTCTCGTGTCCGCGTTGGAGCGCGAGTTCGAGCAGATCGACGCCAGATCAGATCGCAATACTGTCAGCGGCGGCACCGCCTACGAACGCCTGCACACGGCGATCACCCGGCTGAATCGCAACATGCAGCGCAACCCCCTGCTCACCGAGGCGATGACCCGCGCGTTGGTCTTCGCAGACGCTTCCGCCGCCGGTGAGGTTGATCACGTAGGCCGCCTGATGGACGGTATTTTCGCCCGCGCGATGGCCGGTGACGACGACCCTTCCGACGCGCAGTTCCATATCGCCCGCGTCATCTCGGATGTCTGGACCTCCAACATGATTGCCTGGCTGACGCGTCGAGCGTCGGCAACCGATGTGAGCCACCGTCTCGATCGCACCGTCAGATTGCTGCTTGGCATTACCTGA
- a CDS encoding acyl-CoA dehydrogenase: MSSDVQEAARDAVRQWAKSAAVIESVRKMESDPHGWGPAYAGLAELGIFGVAVPEAAGGSGAGFDDMIAMVDEAAASLVPGPIATSALAAVVLAADGPAELVAALASGERTAGVALTGSLTVADGLASGVLPAVLGGTVDGVLLAPGPDGWVLVDCVGAGVAVDVKKATDFSRPWAAIALNGAEAHPVSLPAAVVADLVTVTLAAEAVGVARWALQTAVEYAKVREQFGKQIGSFQAIKHMCAEMLCRVEQADVAVWDAAGCAQDVVANSGDFQQLSLAAAVAAAVAVDAAVVNTKDCIQILGGIGFTWEHDAHLYLRRAYALQSFLGKPAVWRRKAAALTLEGTRRSLTIDLGEVETQRDEVAATAVEIASAPKDERQVRLAETGFLAPHWPAPYGLGAGAAQQLLIDQELHAAGVTRPDLVIGWWAAPTILEHGTPEQIAQFVAPTLRGEIEWCQLFSEPGAGSDLAALRTKATRVDGGWKLDGQKVWNSKAQIADWAICLARTNPDVPKHKGITYFLLDMKTPGITVRPLREITGEEMFNEVFLDGVVVPDENVVGSVDDGWRLARTTLANERVAMAGGGTLDEAMESLLTLIGDAELDGAQLDTLGVFVCSAQTGALLDLRTALRAIGGQDPGAASSVRKLVGVRHRQGLSEHILDYVDSHGAVESHEMWLFMRDRCLSIAGGTTQILLSVAGERLLGLPR; encoded by the coding sequence GTGTCGTCCGATGTCCAGGAAGCCGCCCGGGACGCGGTCCGTCAGTGGGCCAAGAGTGCGGCTGTCATCGAGTCGGTCCGCAAGATGGAATCCGACCCCCACGGGTGGGGCCCGGCCTATGCCGGGCTGGCTGAGCTGGGCATATTCGGCGTCGCGGTGCCCGAAGCCGCGGGCGGTTCGGGGGCCGGATTCGACGACATGATCGCCATGGTGGACGAGGCCGCGGCGTCCTTGGTGCCGGGTCCGATTGCCACCAGTGCGTTGGCCGCCGTGGTACTCGCGGCCGACGGGCCGGCCGAATTGGTGGCGGCGCTGGCGTCCGGCGAGCGCACGGCGGGCGTGGCCCTCACCGGGAGCCTGACCGTCGCCGACGGGTTGGCTTCGGGCGTGTTGCCCGCGGTGCTGGGCGGCACCGTCGATGGAGTGCTGCTTGCCCCGGGGCCCGACGGTTGGGTGTTGGTCGACTGCGTGGGTGCTGGTGTCGCGGTGGATGTGAAGAAGGCGACCGATTTCTCGCGTCCGTGGGCCGCGATCGCCCTGAACGGCGCCGAGGCGCATCCGGTGAGTCTGCCGGCCGCCGTGGTCGCCGATCTGGTGACGGTGACCCTCGCGGCCGAGGCGGTGGGCGTGGCGCGCTGGGCGCTACAGACCGCCGTCGAGTACGCGAAGGTGCGTGAGCAGTTCGGTAAGCAGATCGGCAGCTTTCAGGCCATCAAACACATGTGTGCGGAAATGCTGTGCCGGGTCGAGCAGGCGGATGTCGCAGTCTGGGATGCCGCCGGCTGCGCGCAGGATGTGGTAGCCAATAGTGGTGATTTCCAGCAACTTTCGCTTGCGGCCGCGGTTGCGGCGGCCGTGGCGGTCGATGCCGCGGTGGTCAACACCAAGGACTGCATTCAGATTCTTGGCGGCATCGGGTTCACCTGGGAGCATGACGCGCACCTGTACCTGCGGCGCGCCTACGCACTTCAGTCCTTCCTGGGCAAGCCGGCGGTATGGCGGCGTAAGGCCGCCGCGTTGACGCTCGAGGGAACCCGTCGCTCACTGACCATCGACCTCGGTGAGGTGGAGACCCAGCGGGATGAGGTCGCTGCCACCGCCGTGGAAATCGCTTCGGCACCAAAGGATGAGCGCCAGGTTCGGCTGGCCGAGACGGGTTTCCTGGCCCCACACTGGCCCGCGCCGTACGGGCTGGGCGCGGGTGCTGCGCAGCAGCTGCTCATCGACCAGGAGCTGCACGCCGCGGGAGTGACCCGTCCCGACCTCGTCATCGGGTGGTGGGCGGCTCCGACCATTCTTGAGCACGGAACTCCAGAGCAGATAGCGCAATTCGTCGCTCCCACCCTGCGCGGTGAGATCGAATGGTGCCAGCTGTTCTCCGAGCCCGGTGCCGGTAGCGATCTTGCGGCGTTGCGTACCAAGGCAACTCGAGTCGACGGCGGGTGGAAGCTCGACGGGCAGAAGGTGTGGAATTCCAAGGCCCAGATCGCGGACTGGGCGATCTGCCTGGCGCGGACCAACCCCGATGTTCCCAAGCACAAGGGCATTACGTACTTCCTGCTCGACATGAAGACCCCGGGGATCACCGTGCGGCCGCTGCGCGAGATCACCGGTGAGGAGATGTTTAACGAGGTCTTCCTGGATGGTGTGGTCGTTCCGGACGAGAATGTGGTCGGATCGGTCGACGATGGATGGCGTCTAGCCCGCACCACACTGGCCAATGAACGGGTGGCCATGGCCGGGGGCGGCACGCTCGACGAGGCTATGGAGTCGCTGCTGACGCTCATCGGGGACGCAGAATTAGATGGGGCACAACTGGATACGCTTGGTGTATTCGTGTGCTCAGCGCAGACGGGTGCGCTGCTGGATCTGCGCACCGCGCTGCGCGCCATCGGTGGTCAGGATCCGGGTGCGGCCTCGAGCGTGCGCAAGCTCGTCGGAGTGCGGCATCGTCAGGGGCTGTCGGAGCACATCCTCGACTATGTGGACTCTCATGGAGCGGTGGAGTCACACGAGATGTGGCTGTTCATGCGGGACCGATGCCTGTCGATTGCCGGGGGCACCACGCAGATCCTGCTCAGCGTGGCAGGGGAGCGCTTGCTCGGTCTGCCGCGTTGA
- a CDS encoding metal ABC transporter permease: protein MSNFFNLSLTADLLGRDFVQQAILAAALLGLLAGLIGPFVIMRQMSFAVHGSSELSLTGAAAALLAGANVGTGALLGSVVAAILFGILGQRTKDRDSSIGVVMAFGLGLAVLFIHLYPGRTGTNFALLTGQIVGVGYNGLLMLVVVSLVVGTVLAVTYRPMLFATVDPDVAEARGVPVRTLGIVFAALVGLTAAQGVQIVGALLVMSLLITPAAAAARITSSPARAIGLSILFAEIAAVGGIVLSLAPGVPISVFVTMIAVSIYLLCRVIGRYRQA from the coding sequence ATGAGTAACTTCTTCAATCTCTCACTCACCGCCGATCTACTCGGGCGCGACTTCGTGCAGCAGGCGATCCTCGCGGCCGCTCTGCTGGGATTGCTGGCCGGGCTCATCGGCCCCTTCGTGATCATGCGCCAGATGTCTTTCGCCGTCCACGGCTCCAGTGAGCTGTCACTGACCGGCGCCGCGGCGGCGCTGCTGGCCGGTGCCAATGTCGGAACCGGCGCACTCCTCGGGAGCGTCGTCGCGGCAATCCTTTTCGGGATCCTCGGGCAGCGAACCAAGGATCGCGACTCTTCAATCGGTGTCGTCATGGCCTTTGGACTGGGGCTGGCAGTGCTTTTCATCCACCTGTACCCGGGACGCACCGGCACCAACTTCGCACTTCTGACCGGACAGATCGTCGGCGTCGGATACAACGGGCTGCTGATGCTCGTCGTAGTGAGCCTCGTGGTGGGCACCGTGCTGGCCGTCACCTATCGGCCGATGCTGTTCGCCACCGTCGACCCCGACGTGGCCGAGGCGCGCGGAGTGCCGGTCCGCACCTTGGGCATCGTGTTCGCGGCCCTCGTAGGCCTCACCGCGGCACAGGGTGTGCAGATCGTCGGCGCGCTGCTGGTGATGTCGCTGCTCATCACACCCGCGGCGGCCGCCGCTCGCATCACCTCGTCCCCGGCGCGCGCCATCGGCCTGTCGATCCTGTTCGCAGAGATCGCCGCGGTCGGTGGCATCGTGCTGTCATTGGCACCAGGGGTACCGATCTCGGTCTTTGTCACCATGATCGCGGTATCGATCTACCTGCTCTGCCGGGTCATCGGGCGGTATCGGCAGGCCTGA
- a CDS encoding ferredoxin--NADP reductase, protein MTDVPLGKHVLEVRIAEVIDETADSRSLVFDIPEDAADKFAYTPGQYLTLRIPSDRTGSVARCYSLSSSPHIDERLTVTVKRTVDGYGSNWLCDNAHAGMHMHVLAPSGVFVPKELDRDFLLLAAGSGITPMMAICKSALSQGSGKVVLIYANRDERSVIFGAALRELTAQYPDRLTVIHWLESVQGLPSQQTLATLAAPFAAGHEAFICGPGPFMDASEAALKGNGMPEDRVHVEVFRSLESDPFAEVVLAEPSDDDEPPATATVELDGETHTVSWPRSTVLLDVLLAKGLDAPFSCREGHCMTCACILKDGKVRMLVNDALSQNDLDDGYILACQAVPETDDVNVTFDE, encoded by the coding sequence GTGACGGACGTTCCGCTGGGGAAACACGTCCTCGAGGTTCGCATCGCCGAGGTGATCGACGAGACTGCCGACTCCCGGTCCCTGGTCTTCGATATCCCCGAGGACGCGGCCGACAAATTCGCGTACACACCCGGTCAGTACCTCACGCTGCGCATTCCCTCCGACCGCACCGGATCGGTGGCACGCTGCTACTCGCTGTCCAGCTCACCGCATATCGACGAGCGGTTGACGGTCACGGTCAAACGCACCGTGGATGGGTACGGGTCCAATTGGCTCTGCGATAACGCGCATGCCGGCATGCACATGCACGTCCTGGCGCCCTCCGGAGTGTTCGTCCCCAAAGAACTCGATCGCGACTTCCTGCTGCTGGCCGCCGGTAGCGGAATCACCCCGATGATGGCGATCTGCAAGTCCGCGCTCTCACAGGGCAGCGGCAAGGTAGTGCTCATCTACGCCAACCGCGACGAGCGGTCGGTGATCTTCGGTGCGGCACTTCGCGAGCTGACGGCGCAATATCCGGATCGGTTGACGGTCATCCATTGGCTCGAATCGGTGCAGGGGCTGCCCTCACAACAAACCCTGGCCACTCTGGCCGCCCCGTTCGCCGCCGGACACGAGGCCTTCATCTGTGGCCCCGGGCCGTTCATGGATGCCTCGGAGGCCGCGCTGAAGGGCAACGGCATGCCCGAGGATCGCGTGCATGTCGAGGTTTTCCGTTCCCTGGAGAGCGACCCGTTCGCCGAGGTGGTGCTGGCCGAGCCCTCCGACGACGACGAACCGCCGGCCACGGCCACCGTCGAACTCGACGGCGAGACCCACACGGTCAGCTGGCCACGGAGCACCGTCCTGCTCGACGTCCTACTCGCAAAGGGCCTGGACGCACCGTTTTCCTGCCGCGAGGGGCACTGCATGACCTGCGCCTGCATCTTGAAGGACGGCAAGGTCCGCATGCTCGTCAACGACGCGCTGTCGCAGAACGACCTCGATGACGGGTACATCCTGGCGTGCCAGGCGGTTCCCGAGACCGACGATGTCAACGTCACCTTTGATGAGTGA
- a CDS encoding SDR family NAD(P)-dependent oxidoreductase has translation MSLPKPGATEPVVITGASSGIGTELAYGLAKRGYSLTLVARRKDRMDKLADILSARHHIEVEVQALDLATESGRAELREWIAANRIAGLCNSAGFGTSGVFHELPLDREREEIEVNVITLVELTHAAVAGMVDRGAGAVLNIASVAAFQPIPYMATYAATKAYVQSFSEAVHEELRGTGVSCTVLCPGPVPTEWAEIASAERFSVPGVQVSAKQVAAAAIKGMQQGARSVVPGAVPQAMTVAGRYTPRSLLLPALRVVTKLSER, from the coding sequence GTGAGCCTGCCCAAGCCGGGGGCGACCGAACCCGTCGTCATCACCGGGGCGTCTTCGGGGATAGGCACCGAGCTGGCGTATGGGCTGGCCAAGCGCGGATACTCGTTGACCCTGGTGGCGCGCCGCAAGGACAGGATGGACAAGCTCGCCGACATCCTGTCCGCACGCCACCACATCGAAGTCGAGGTGCAGGCACTAGACCTTGCCACCGAGTCCGGCCGTGCCGAGCTACGCGAGTGGATTGCCGCCAATCGCATTGCGGGATTGTGCAATTCTGCGGGATTCGGCACCAGCGGGGTCTTCCATGAGCTGCCGTTGGATCGCGAGCGCGAAGAGATCGAGGTCAACGTCATCACGCTGGTCGAGCTGACCCATGCCGCGGTGGCAGGCATGGTCGATCGGGGGGCCGGGGCGGTGCTGAACATTGCCTCGGTCGCCGCGTTCCAGCCGATTCCGTACATGGCGACCTATGCCGCGACCAAGGCCTACGTGCAGTCCTTCTCCGAAGCCGTGCACGAGGAGCTGCGGGGCACCGGTGTGTCCTGCACGGTGCTGTGCCCTGGACCGGTGCCGACGGAGTGGGCCGAGATCGCGAGTGCGGAGCGATTCAGCGTGCCGGGTGTACAGGTCTCTGCGAAGCAGGTGGCCGCGGCGGCAATCAAGGGCATGCAGCAGGGCGCACGCAGCGTGGTCCCGGGAGCGGTACCCCAGGCGATGACCGTGGCCGGGCGATACACACCACGATCACTGCTGCTACCCGCACTGCGTGTGGTCACCAAGCTCAGCGAACGCTGA
- a CDS encoding metal ABC transporter ATP-binding protein: MSTATLCNASLNRGGRTLWQDLDLTVEPGEFIAVLGPNGSGKTSLLRLLLGQVPLTRGTMSVTGELGYVPQHRLADNALILRAEDLVGLGIDGHRWGLAAFNGARRARHREAIKLALDQVDATHLATKAVSSLSGGELQRVRIAQALAGDPALLLCDEPLLNLDPASAQQICALIDKRRRSAQTAVLFVTHEINPIVPYVDRILYLVDGRFQIGAVDEVMTTETLSRLYRAQIDVVKVRDQYVVVGENQQLTSECAEHAHE, translated from the coding sequence ATGAGTACCGCGACGCTGTGCAATGCATCGCTCAATCGCGGCGGACGCACCCTGTGGCAGGATCTGGATCTCACGGTCGAACCCGGTGAATTCATCGCGGTATTGGGCCCCAACGGTTCCGGGAAGACCTCGCTGCTGCGCCTGCTGCTGGGTCAGGTGCCACTCACCCGAGGCACCATGAGCGTCACCGGCGAACTCGGGTACGTCCCCCAGCACCGGCTCGCCGACAACGCGCTTATTCTGCGTGCAGAGGATCTTGTCGGACTCGGAATCGACGGGCATCGTTGGGGTTTGGCGGCGTTCAACGGCGCCCGCCGCGCACGCCACCGCGAGGCGATCAAACTCGCACTGGATCAGGTCGACGCGACCCACCTGGCCACCAAGGCAGTCTCGTCGCTGTCCGGAGGTGAGCTACAGCGGGTACGCATCGCGCAGGCACTGGCGGGCGATCCCGCGCTACTCCTCTGCGACGAGCCGCTGTTGAACCTGGATCCGGCCAGTGCACAACAGATTTGCGCCCTGATCGACAAACGGCGCAGGAGCGCACAAACGGCGGTGCTGTTCGTGACGCACGAGATCAATCCGATCGTGCCGTATGTCGACCGAATCCTGTACCTGGTGGACGGACGCTTCCAGATCGGCGCCGTCGACGAGGTGATGACGACGGAGACGTTGTCACGGCTGTACCGCGCGCAGATCGATGTGGTGAAGGTACGTGATCAGTACGTGGTGGTGGGCGAAAACCAGCAGCTCACGTCAGAGTGCGCCGAGCACGCCCATGAGTAA